CAGACAGATCTAGATATTTCAAATTACCCTACGATGCTGGCACACAATTCTAAGTAATTATTTGGCATGATGGGAATATAATACTGAAAATACACGAACACAAGTATTATTTATTGTGCCAAtgtcaaataaaacaaacataacTGGAATAACTCTAAAAGTCAAGTTACTTGAAGTCATTATCAAGGTTATATCAGCTATTGAAagatagaaaaggaaatggCTCAAGTATTCTTACATAAAAATCTCAATTGGTGTGGCAAAACCAATGCAAAGGTCTTCCCTTAAATACAACTGTCAGATCAGCAAatgaaaagtaacaaaaaaactTAGGATTTACAATGTAGATATGACACACCAGAATATGTATGAAAAGCAAATCCCCCTGAGAATCACAGCTCACAGtcatttggttttggttgttcATTCATACAAACTGAGTTACAAAAATCCTGAAATCTTTATGAgactttttttggtgtttgccACAGACTGAAAAGAATCTCTGACGAGCACCAGCAAAACCAAATCTTGGTAACAACATGCCTTTTGAAGCTTCTAGTACTTCCTATCATGTTTTGGTATCTCTAGAGGGCTTAATTGCAAGTACTTCATAATAATCTCAAATGGTTTTCTCACGAGTAGTATTCCAAATGTTTTTTAGGATACAGGACAAACACCATTCCCTAGATGGGTGATTCTGTGGAAAGTAAACTCCTGGAattaaaacacaacaaataaaTGTCTTGCTTTGCAGGTATTTTAACATCTCAAATTTTTTCTAATCCATAATATATTTGCCATCGCTGCAAACAGCAAATTAATATTACAAGTGATTTAATGTTGAACACGTGTATGGTATAACCTGAAGATTTTTATGGCTATTTTAACAATTTGATCAGCCATTTTCAGGCATCTTCCAACCCTCACAGCAGTCTACAGCTTCCTCACGAGAGAAGGAGAGGCAGGCACcagtctcttctctctggtATCCAGTGACAGGatccaagggaatggcctgaagttttGTCATGGGACACTTAGGCTGGGTAGCAGGAGAATCTTCTTCACCTaaagggtggctgggcactggacaaggctccccagggaagtggtcacagcaccagcctgacagagctcaggagaCTTTTGCATAActctctcaggcacatggtcCTGTACAagaccaggagctggactcgaACATTTCTGTGGTTCCCTTCCAACCCGGGATATTCTCTGGTTCAATTTCTTCAAAGCCCGCCTGGAAACTTTTCCCCACACCAGCCACAGAATACCCGTATTAGACGGTCTTGATCAAAATATATTAACGCAGATACCTCTGACGTCTACAGTCACCTGCGTTAATAGAGAGCAAATACTCATCGACTGTACTCCCAAAACTAGGCTTCAAGACACTTCTGACAGAGGCACCGACAGGACAATACACCCTAGCAATGAAAGGGCTTATTAATTCCTAGATCCTTGTTTTTCCCTATCTTACTCTCACAAGACGTGTATTTTAATCTCTGCTTGTCACATTTCGCTTCCTTTTCCCGCAATGGCCTTTGCGTGCAAACTGCTACTTTCTTTTACCTAGCTTTTTGTCCTTCTTGTTCTGAAAGTCTATGTTTTTTGGCTCTACAAAAGTTACAAGGCTCCAACCTCCCAGCACGAACAGCacgtgtgtgtatgtgtgtgtgtatatgtctatgtgtgtatatgtgtgtgtgtgtatatgtgtgtgtgtgtatatgtatgtgtgtgtatatgtatgtgtgtgtatatgtatgtgtgtgtatatgtatgcGTGTGTATATGTATGcgtgtgtatatgtgtgtgtgtcactCGCCTGCCCGCGGCTCCCCATGGCGCCCGCCGCCTGCACCGGCACACCGGCAGAAGTACCGCACCGGAAGTCACGAGACGAACCGAGCCGCGCCCTCCCGCGCCGCGGCCGGTGCGGCCGCCAATGCTGTCCTCCGGGCTCCGCCCGCCGCCGGCGGCGTTCCGAGCAGTGTTTGTGCCCCCGCCCCGCTGTCACCGCCGGCGGAGCCGACGCGGCCTTTAACAGACTCACAGAAGGGACTTCCAGCTCACCACAGTGAGTCATTTGGTCCAatgtccctgctcaggcagagaCATGCCAGAGCGGCTCTATCGGATCTCTCTCCATTGGGGAAgactccacaacttctctggacaatctgcTCCTGTGCCCATTCACCCACGCAATACcgttcttcctcatgttcacAGAAATTTCCTGTGCATCGGTTTTTGCccactgcctcttgtcctattgctgggcaccactgagaagagcctgacGGCATCCTCTGACACTCTCCCTTCAGATACTTGTAGACATTGATAAGGTCTCCTCTCAGCTGCCTCGAAGCTGATCAGGCGCAGTTCCCACAGCCTTTGCTCgaaagagagatgctccagtcccatCTGCCCTCCACTAGACCCACTCCAGGAGCTGCATGACTCTTGCAcagaggagcccagaactggacacagcataCCAGAgagatgtgcctcaccaggacacggcagaggagcaggatcaTCTCCCTTGACCTGCTAGCAGTGCTCTTCCTGCACACCAAGATCCATCTGCTTTCTTGGCTATCCAAACAGTGCCAATCCCTGGTATGCCAAGGTCTGGCAGGAGACAGTCactgcctgcaggagctgaaggcGGTCCATAGCAGGTAGGCAGTGCTACCCACAGGCTCCTTGGTCCACTGGACCCCTTGGCCCAGGGACCCCTGCCCTCGGAGGCGAGCCGCAGTGAGAACAAGGGGCTGCTCCCTGGCCAGCACCCCCTGCCAGGGTCTGCAGATCACTGCCCAGGGTAGCACAAAGACCAGTGTGTTCTACTCCTTCTTCTGAgcaaaaacataattatttcaaatgggTAACTGGACAGCCATCAGTTTCTGTGTGACACCTAGAATGGCCAATAAATTATGACGTTTGCTGCTACTATTTcaaatcagtttttattttgccagACTGTTTCCTTGCTCTTGCAGTTAGATCAGCCAATGGCAGTTCAGAATCCTTCCTCATCTGGGATGCCTTCTTCTTTCCCAGTCTATTTTTTCACcacttcagaagaaaagttgTGGTTACAGTTCCTTTTTTCCTATGCTTATCAGTAGTGTCTTGGGACCTCTCTGCTTTTTAGGTACCCAGCTGTACTCAGAAGAGGCCAGCTGCACTTTTCAAGGACACTTTTGGTTCCCAGGGTCATAGCTGCCAAGTTGGcaggctttttttctgctagtGTTAGCCAacaggcatttttttctgttcagtcaTTTCTCTAGTCAGGTCACTTTCTTGGCTGCTCACATCAAGTTCCCCACAGCTGTAGCTTGCCTTACTCACACCCTGACCACATTGCCTTGGCCTGGTACATCTATAAAACTGAATTGCCATCCTCTTGAAAATCAAACAAGCTTATAGTTCACTAACACATCATTCAACATTAGCTAAAGGCAGCATAAGGATTTTCTATGTAATCAGCTTTACTTCTCACTAGACCTCTAGCTTCAATACAGTCTGTCTAATAGTTTAACTGCAATTATATTGCATGCTAATTGAAATGTGAGAATACTAAATTATTacacaataattttaatatttttatttttaattaatacttAACTTGTAAGCACCCATTACATAGTGGTTTTTTTACTATGTAACTCATAAGGAGACTTGGTCTGTTAGCAGAAGTGATGTTTactcataatttattttcaagaataatTATTGCAGATGTGAATGCATGAATTAGACCCTTTGAAAAGAGGGTCTAATTAATTCATTGTTCTattcaaaataatataaaagttGCTGTTTACATGGTGAGACAAATATACGCTGAAGTCAActgcatgagaaaaaaaggttttgctttttcagagaAGCTTTGAAACTTGTCtatgtcttctgctttctagaCTAACTCCACAGCAGCCCATGGAACTACTTAAAATATATTACCATATCCAAATGAATcataaataagtattttacATTAAACTCCTGAGTCTGTCTAGCTAGTAATATCAGATCTTCTATTCTTTCACAAAATACAATTCCTGAGAAAATGGGGGAATAAAATGAATTATATATTTACTGAATAACCATGGTTAGACAGTAATATAATTGAAAGAAATTTGTCCCTGAAGCACTTCTTTGAATTATCATAAAGCTCAAATACCATCTGTAGGACATACATCTGTCAAAATACCTTAATCCAGAACCATCATCTAAGGAAGAGAATAATATTTCATTGTTTAATGTGCTTTATCAGAGTTTTTTTCAGGGTCTTCCATGATAAACTATTTCAGAGTTATTACCAGAAATATATGacaaattctgctctttttgtAATATGTTCAGGTAATCAACTGTGGAACCGTATTAGCTTTAAGCCACTTAGCAATATTtattcccttcctccctccaaaATGCTTTCCTGTAACATTTTTGTCTAGagacaaatatatataaatgacTATATTAATATCCTCCTAAACAAATCTTCAGGGAAATCAATCTATTTTATTTGTGAAGTCTAGAAAATCATAGAATCTGGAATgctctgggttggaagggacattaaaggtcatctagttcctATGCCCCTacaatgggcagggacacctttcactacaCCACATTGCCaagagctccatccagccttgCCTTGAACGCTTCTGGGgcacccacaacttctctgtgcagcctgtcccagtgcctcaccatgctcacaggaaagaatttcttcttcacATCAAGTTTAAACCTCAATTTGTGaagtttaaagccattcctccttgtcttgtcactacatgcccttaTAAAAAAagtctctccatctttcttataGGCTCCCTTTAGGTACTGCAGGGCTGCAATTAGGTCATTCTGAAGTGTTTTCAGGGGTGAACAATTgcaattctctcagcctgtcctcacagaAGAGGTGCTCTGTCAATCATCAGTCTGTTGATAATCTTAGTGGCCTTCTCTGTACTCGctccaacagttccatgtccttcctgtgctggtaccccagagctggatgcagggttccaggtgagctctcaccagagcagagcagagggacagaatcccctccctcccctgctgcccacactgctctggatgcagcccaggacacgtttggctctctgggctgggagtgcccatggctgggtcatgtccagcctctcacccaccagcacccccaaatccttctcacAGGGCTGTTCTCCATctcccagcctgtgttgataGCAGGGGTGGGTGGGCTCgacccaggtgcaggacttcGTGCTTAGTCTTGTTAAAcagcatgaaaatgaaacttcGTGGTTACTCTTTAAGGCTTATGCTATTTATTCCccctgctttttaatttctactATTTCATGACTGGTGCCATAGCTATATGAAAAATCACTTACAACTAGATGTGTAGCTATGTAACTTTGTGTTGCCCTCTGAGAATTAGTGCTTGGCTATATTGATAAGTTTGTTTCATGGTTACAAAATAACTTACATGCAGTGGAGCTAGCGCATCAAACTGCCCTTCTGCAAGAATTCCAGCAGCACCAAACACCTGCAAACTTTGATGGAAAAGCTAAGGGCAGCCCAGCCAGTTAGACTGCAGGAGCTTACCCCAAGAAATCACACAGATATTTGATTTCATAGCAGTACTGCTGCCTACAGCAGCTTTTCCCGGGACCGCACTACAACTGCAAAATCGCCTTGCACCCCGGTCCGTTGATCCCTGCGCGGATCCTGCAACACTCCCTCCCCCCGGATCCCTCCGCGACTCCCGGGTCAGCGAGGGCGCGGCACTGCCGTGGGCGGGAACCAGCGGGACAATGACAGGCGAAGTCGCCAATCAGCCGGCAGGACTCGGACAGCTGCCGGCTTTAGGCCAATGAGAGCAGTGGGGGCGTGGCCACAGAGGAAGGCGGGGCTGAGGGCCGGCGGGAGCCGCGCGGGAGCCGCCGCCATGGCTGACGAGATCAGCAAGGCTCAGGCGGCGCGTCCCGGTGGGGATACCATCTTCGGGAAGATCATCCGCAAGGAGATCCCCGCCAACATCATCTACGAGGACGAGCAGGTGCGGGCTGTGCAGGGGCCGGGGGCGCCGCGGAGGTTCTCGGGAGCgcggcggggcggccccgcGCCTCCCTGCACCGTCCCTGGAGCTGCATCGGGCTCCTTGCCAGGGGTCGAGGGTTCTCACTGATGGTGTAGGAGGGTAGTCGTGAAACCTTTACCACCCGCAGGCAGCGGTCTTGCGGGTTCCGAGCAGAACACCACGACTGGGTGCTTTTGCAGGTCCCGGTGTGTCTCTATAGCCTGACAGAGGTtgttcagctctgcctgctggtcTTTGGCAGTGAACCTCCGAGGGGGTTTGCTGATGCATCGTAGCATGTTAGGGCCGAAATGAAATAATTAGCTttagaagaaatgcagcagttATCCCCAAATGTAAACTAACTAGTATTTCGCATAAGATCTCCTGCACTTTTTCTCCCCTGTCCTTCAGATTGAAATACAGGGGCCTCATtaacagggattttttttttttttgcttttcaattaCGGGTTTATTCTCAGTGTACAGTAGACTCGCTAAGGATGCAGTTTGTCAGATTAATGTGCTTAAAAATCATGCATAGCTTGAAACAGCGTTTTCTTAATAGATGGCACAATAGTTACAGTTGCCATATGCTCTGAAGAATATTGGAATGTTCACTGCTTTCTGCTAGTCATGCTCATGCTTATGTTACTGCTTTGTGTTTATGTGAAGGTGTTTCGCTGTTAAACGTGTTGGGTTAGTCAGAGATATCCTTGGACTGATGGTGGCAGAGTGTCTTCTGTGCACCTGCACGTTTGTTGAGGTTCCAGTACCAAGTCCAAGTTCTGTGGTTGGCCATTTGTATAAAGAGACacagcttccttttctcttgcCTATTGGCAGTTCCTAATTTGAAATTCAGGTGATAGATGCAGATTTGTTGTAATTTTGGTATTTAGTCAAGATTTAGCTAGTCACTACAGACAGATGTTCATATTTCAAAAGTGATgcctttcttttaattagaCAATGTCTGAAACAAAGCTAGTGTTAATGCATTACTCTGAAATACTtggtgctgctgagagcagaagTTTAATAGGCCTCAATCACATAACTTCAGCATCTTTAGAATTGCTTTGCTGTCTTTCCCCAAGGAAATATTCAGGCATAACTGGAAGATGATTAGCAACTctttgccatttattttattaaacatggtattaataaaaaaaaaataagcataaatgTACTTTTTATAGGCATGCCAACAGCTCTACTAGTTGTTATGCATATGTTGCAATAATAAGTCTTGAACCTGATTGCACATTGCTTTTCTGAGAAGGCTATAGCTTTTAAATAGTACTTTAcagagcagtgatttttttcaacaGGTCTTGGTAAGTAGTGTTTTGTGTTTAGAAATGAAAAGACGTAGAATAATATAACACTCAAGAAAAATTAACACCTCTGCTTATGCAGAGGGTATTACCAGGTTGTCTGGCAATCTGTTGAAGTATGTATTTAGTGGGTCATATTGATTTATTGAAATTCTTACTTTTCTCCAaagcaaattatattttataatttgcCGTTTCCTGTTCCTCCAGTGCCTCGCGTTCCATGATATTTCACCCCAAGCTCCAACACATTTCTTAGTGATTCCTAAGAAGCCAATTGTCAGGTTGTCTGAAGCAGAGGATTCTGATGAATCTGTAAGTACTCTAAAGGTTTTCTGTACACCAAACCATACTTTTTGTTACTTCATAATGTACTAGGCTGTCCCCCTTTTCCTCTTGACATTTCAAGGAGGCAAAGTAGTTCTCTGATACTATAATCCTTGTCctctagtttaaaaaaataatagagtTAAGGTTTTCCAGTAAAATTAGCCGGAGAAAGCAAATTATAGCTGTATGTGTATGTTCTATGCAAAATGAATTGGTGTTTGTTATCTTATAATTGTGATGTCTGTTTTCATCATTTGCATGGAATAGTACTTACTCTTAGATGGGCTTGGGGGTTTTTAGCAGGTGAGAggtgaagaaaaggaaagttaGCTGTGAGGTGCTGAATATTTCATTTGTAACTAAAAACATCAAGGTCAAAGATTTTTGTAAACTTTGCGTGGTAAGATAAAGTTCCTTTTCCACCAGAATGATATATATTGTCTGTGGGGACTTCAACCATGAAGTAAATTTAACTTCTGTCATACCTTTGTAGTCTGTTACAACCTGGTTTGAAAAAAACTAATAGTTCTATTTTCCCCCTATATTACACATAGCCAGTCTTTACAGTTTTTTTTGGAAAGTGTCAGTTGCAGGCAGACAGCAATTTGAAGAGCAGTGgctgaatttctgaaaattaatttactggCTTATTGGTTCTCTGCTCttattccttcccttcctgccctttccccttttttgtgtgtttcctgttcgttgtttttttttctttttttttttgttttttctttctcctccagcttctCGGGCACTTAATGATTGTTGGCAAGAAGTGTGCTGCTAACCTGGGCCTGACCAATGGATACCGGATGGTTGTGAATGAAGGGCCTGAGGGTGGGCAGTCTGTCTATCACGTACATCTCCATGTTCTGGGTGGTCGCCAGTTGGGCTGGCCTCCTGGCTAAGATCTGTACACCACAGGAGTTAACTGCATGCATACAAGTTACCACCAAATAGATTTAATGTGTTGTCCATCAATCTAGCCACTGTGAGtgtactgttttttttttaatgtgtgtctACAGAGGGTAATAAACGCTCTGAACATCATTCGCACAATAAAGATTAAGCATGTGGGAATCGTCTCTGTCTGGTGTGCCTTACTGATGAAAGCACTTCTGAAGGTAAAATTATGTTATCTGGAGTTTAAAGCATGAAACGTGCTTTGGTCTGCTAACAAGTCTTCTGTAGGTACTGATTTGCCAAGGCATTCAAAACCTGAAGGTGCAACCATTTATCAGACTTCGAAGTCTTCTGGGAAGAAATCTTCTAAGTTTTTTGAATGTGGTATGTAAATATTGGTAAAGCCAGCATAGGTTGCTCctgaaacttttttaaaaagtgaaatttcaaaCATACTGTGCAAGGGCTGTGTCACTACAGTGTAGTATGTTGGGAACAGATATTCTAAGACTCCATTTTTTGAGTGAGAGTGGGTGAAACAATAGTCTTAGTGGCAGTTGCTATAGGTCCATAGCACATGGGTGCTTAAGTCATGATTTTGATCAAATTGAGgacttgaaattaaaatactgaactgTTGTAAGATGTTCAAGGCATTTCTTGGCATATAAGCCGGATGATGTAGTATGCATATGTATAAATCATTTAGAATCCAGATTTTCGTTAGCAAATCTCTTTCAGTTAATAGTACTTTTGCTGTGTTGCTACATACAGTTGTTTATGCAACACAGTCATCAGATCTGCAAGACAATAAATTTTCTTGAAGTTAGGGTTACAGATGTGTCTGTCAGTGTAAATATAAAGCAACTGTTCTTTCTGATAAAATTAAGTCACAACTAACTACTTTTTATGATGAAAGATACTTAAAGGCCTGAGATGGCTTGATAAAACCAGATTACTTGTGAGCATCAAAAGTGTTAAAGAAATGTGGGAGCGTGTGTTAAGGgtgtataaataaaatcagtgaattgtattttctgtttggatAAAACTTGGAAGTTTGGTAAAGCCATTTGAGTTCATTCAACCAGAAAATACTCTGTAAGTACTTCAGATTGTTCTGAGCTTTCAAAGTTTTACACTAAGATGTGACTTAAGCAGTGCTGAAGGAGGTTGGTCTTGAGTTCGGAATAAGCATGTTGTTCTGTAGTGGTAGCACAAGGACTCTTTCCCTGTGTAACTTGTGTAgaagtgaagaagaaaactaCCCAGTCCCCAGAGGTACAGCATCCCTGAGCAAAAGTTGAATGGATATCAAAAGTATGAAGTATCACTAGTGGACAAAGTGGGGCTACAGTAAAGGTTTGTGTCTGGGAAACTGGCTGTCAGAACAAGTTCATGGAAGGCCCTTAAGGATAGTGAGATGAAGTGTTGGCATCCAAATGTGGGAAAGGCCATATGACGTGTGCACTTCCCTGATTTCTGTTGTGTGTGCATCCTTTTTACCAACACTGGCATATGTGATTTAAAGCATGACTGGTGAAGTTTTCACTGCTGAATACTGTATAAAAGTAACCTAGTAAAACTTCTGTTGCTTTACTTGGAATCTTGGAGATGTACTTGCAGATATATGTGGTGTGGGAAGGTAAGAAGACTTCCAAGTGAGGGCCGAACCAAGAATCTTGCAAAGGTATGAAGCCATCTTGCTAACCAATTTAATTGTGCTTAGGTTTCAGATAAGTACCTTCTGGACTGATGTTCAAATGATGAGTAGTTCTCATCAAGTAGTTCTGAGCCCTGTCAAACAATGGTATACTcaaagtgggaaaaataaaatggaaggaaaactTTTCTCTAATTTGTACATGTAGGAAGTGGAAAAACTGGGCATTAGTTGACCTCTTCTAGCTCTCAAATACAATTGACAGTTAGTTCTAAAAGGCAGACCAGCCTCCTTaacagttttcttctgcttgcaTTGCTTTTACTTCTGTGGTGAGGTGATGACTCCAGTACAGCTGCTCTCTGTTCTGTGATTTCTAAGGGCACTTAAAGAAGTGAGATGTGTTAACTGCATCACAGGGAGGCAGCAAACTTCATCTTAGTAAAAACCAGGGCAATGGATATAAGAAAATAGTTACACTGCATATCCTTTTACTCTACATTAGTGATAGATCTGAAATACCCAGAGGAAGGTCATGATCTCTCAAGTAGTGAAATGTTGAATGACAAAAGCCTGTGGGCAGTCCAAGGATTTTCACCTTTATAGAATTTTCATGGGCTGAAGGTAGAAACAATTTACTTGATTTAAGTACTGGCTGGTGTATAATCTGTGTCCACTTAATGGAATGATTGAGCTAGGCAACATCTATGGTTAATCTCTGTAAACTCCCTGAGGTATTAGGAAGTTGTTCCAATTTCTCAGAGTGAGGAATGGAGTAGAGAGTGGTTTTTGAAGCAACAGGGAATTTTAATGTGGCTTGTCATTTCAGGAAGACTGCATTATTACTGTAAGCTGTAGTGGTCTCTGGTGGAATTTGTGTGTAATCTTCCAGGTAATACCGCTGTTACATCACTCTTAATCAGAGGCAACCTGACTGACTGAGAGAGCGAGCTACTTatatcagtttttaaaatgtcagataCTGAGTTTGAAGTAACACTTCCTAAGCATGAAAATTTGCATTCTAttgaatatattaatataatattttatatagtaTATTCATATTAAATATTGGGTATTGAGCTGTCGCATCTTGTTGTGCCAAGCTGTCCACATGGACCAATGGAGTTCTTGAAAATCCCATGACAGTAGCAGTT
This sequence is a window from Parus major isolate Abel chromosome Z, Parus_major1.1, whole genome shotgun sequence. Protein-coding genes within it:
- the HINT1 gene encoding histidine triad nucleotide-binding protein 1 encodes the protein MADEISKAQAARPGGDTIFGKIIRKEIPANIIYEDEQCLAFHDISPQAPTHFLVIPKKPIVRLSEAEDSDESLLGHLMIVGKKCAANLGLTNGYRMVVNEGPEGGQSVYHVHLHVLGGRQLGWPPG